From one Erinaceus europaeus chromosome 4, mEriEur2.1, whole genome shotgun sequence genomic stretch:
- the PFDN6 gene encoding prefoldin subunit 6, translated as MAELIQKKLQGEVEKYQQLQKDLSKSMSGRQKLEAQLTENNIVKEELALLDGSNVVFKLLGPVLVKQELGEARATVGKRLDYITAEIKRYESQLRDLERQSEQQRETLAQLQQEFQRAQAAKAGAPGKA; from the exons ATGGCTGAACTGATCCAGAAAAAGCTACAGGGAGAAGTGGAGAAATACCAACAGCTACAGAAAG ACTTGAGTAAATCCATGTCAGGGCGGCAGAAGCTTGAAGCACAACTAACAGAAAATAATATCGTGAAGGAG GAACTGGCCCTGCTGGATGGGTCCAATGTGGTCTTCAAACTTCTGGGCCCAGTGTTAGTCAAACAGGAGCTGGGGGAGGCTCGAGCCACAGTGGGGAAGAGGCTGGACTACATCACAGCAGAAAT TAAGCGATATGAATCTCAACTCCGGGACCTCGAGAGGCAATCAGAACAGCAGAGGGAGACCCTTGCTCAACTGCAGCAGGAGTTTCAGCGGGCCCAGGCTGCAAAGGCAGGGGCTCCTGGGAAGGCCTGA
- the RGL2 gene encoding ral guanine nucleotide dissociation stimulator-like 2 isoform X2: protein MLPRPLRLLWDTSPPGGVVLSSFRSRDPEEGGGPGGRGVGGGQELEEEEEEEDEAPVSVWDEEEEGATFTVTSRQYQPLDPLAPTPPPRSSRRLRAGTLEALVRHLLDVRTSGADMTFTSTFLATHQAFTSTPVLLQLVIDRLEALECHSADELERTKGVAISVLSTWLASHPEDFGSEVKGQLDRLESFLLRTGYAAGEGVGGGSADLIRNLRSRVDPQAPDLPKPLALPGDPPADPTDVLVFLADHLAEQLTLLDAELFLNLIPSQCLGGLWGHRDRPGHSHLCPSVRATVTQFNKVAGAVVSSVLGATPIGDGPGEVTIRPLRPPQRARLLEKWIRVAEEVKLQPSVEANSKKTPRSVSRGGGVVPYLGTFLKDLVMLDAASKDELENGYINFDKRRKEFAVLSELRRLQNECRGYDLRPDPDIQQWLQGLRPLTEAQSHRVSCDVEPPGTGDTPPSRVLRPTLVISQWTEVLSSVGGPTPLVSWDRPSVGGDEVPESPAPLLTRLAQHMKWPSVSSLDSALESAPSLHSPVDASHLSPPASSPRPSRGHRRSASCGSPLSGSTEVTSRGTGYGVGGSGPGSSDCRIIRVQMELGEDGSVYKSILVTSQDKAPSVISRVLKKNNRDSAVASEYELVQLLPGDRELTIPPSANVFYAMDGVSHDFLLRQRRKPSTATPGLTSNPSASGTPPSEGGGGSFPRIKATGRKIARALF from the exons ATGCTCCCGCGGCCCCTGCGGCTGCTTTGGGACACGAGTCCCCCCGGGGGCGTCGTGCTGAGCAGCTTCCGGAGCCGAGACCCAGAAGAGGGTGGGGGCCCTGGAGGCCGGGGCGTGGGCGGGGGgcaggagctggaggaggaggaggaggaggaagacgag GCCCCGGTGTCTGTctgggatgaggaggaggaaggtgcTACATTCACTGTCACCAGCCGTCAGTATCAGCCTCTTGATCCCTTG GCCCCGACACCTCCCCCACGCTCCTCCCGAAGGCTGCGAGCTGGCACCCTGGAGGCCCTGGTCAGACACCTGCTGGATGTTCGCACCTCAGGGGCTGACATGACATTTACATCAACTTTTCTGGCCACCCACCAGGCCTTCACCTCCACACCTGTCCTGCTACAGCTTGTGATTGACAG GCTAGAAGCCCTGGAATGTCATTCTGCCGACGAACTAGAGAGAACAAAAGG GGTAGCCATCTCTGTACTGTCAACCTGGCTGGCCTCTCACCCTGAGGATTTTGGCTCTGAGGTCAAGGGTCAGCTTGACCGCCTTGAGAGCTTCTTGCTTCGAACAGGGTATGCAGCAGGGGAGGGTGTTGGGGGGGGCAGCGCTGACCTCATCCGCAACCTCCGGTCCCGGGTGGACCCCCAGGCCCCCGACCTTCCTAAGCCCCTGGCCCTCCCCGGCGATCCCCCTGCTGACCCCACGGATGTCCTGGTGTTCCTCGCTGACCACTTGGCCGAACAGCTGACCCTGCTAGATGCG GAGCTGTTTCTCAATCTGATCCCCTCTCAGTGCCTGGGAGGCCTGTGGGGTCACCGAGATCGACCAGGACATTCCCACCTCTGCCCATCTGTTCGAGCTACTGTCACTCAGTTCAACAAGGTGGCAGGGGCAGTGGTCAGCTCTGTCCTGGGGGCTACCCCGATTGGAGATGGGCCTGGGGAGGTGACCATACGACCACTTCGTCCACCCCAGAGGGCCCGGCTCCTGGAGAAGTGGATCCGAGTGGCAGAA GAGGTGAAGCTGCAGCCCTCTGTGGAGGCGAATTCTAAAAAGACCCCAAGGTCTGTCTCCCGGGGTGGG GGTGTGGTTCCCTACCTCGGCACCTTCTTGAAGGACCTTGTGATGCTGGATGCAGCCTCCAAGGATGAGCTGGAG AATGGATATATCAATTTTGACAAGCGCAGAAAG GAGTTTGCTGTCCTTTCTGAATTGCGGAGGCTCCAGAATGAATGTCGCGGCTATGACCTACGACCTGACCCTGATATTCAGCAGTGGCTACAGGGACTCAGGCCACTGACAGAGGCCCAGAG CCATCGTGTGTCCTGTGATGTGGAGCCACCTGGTACCGGTGACACTCCTCCCTCACGTGTGCTTCGGCCAACACTGGTCATCTCACAGTGGACAGA GGTTCTGAGTTCTGTTGGGGGTCCTACACCCCTTGTCTCCTGGGACCGACCCAGTGTTGGCGGAGATGAAGTACCAGAAAGCCCTGCTCCTCTACTGACCCGGCTGGCCCAG CATATGAAGTGGCCATCTGTCTCATCTCTGGATTCCGCTCTTGAAAGTGCTCCATCCCTGCACAGTCCCGTTGATGCCAGCCACCTCTCTCCTCCGGCTTCCTCTCCTAGGCCTTCTCGAGGCCATCGGCGCTCAGCCTCTTGTGGCTCCCCACTTAGTGGGAGTACAGAAGTAACCTCCagggggactggatatggagttggGGGGTCCGGGCCTGGGTCCTCTGATTGCCGAATCATCCGAGTCCAGATGGAACTGGGGGAAGATGGCAGTGTCTACAAGAGTATTCTG GTGACAAGCCAGGATAAGGCTCCAAGTGTCATCAGTCGTGTCCTTAAGAAAAACAATCGTGATTCTGCTGTGGCTTCAGAGTATGAACTAGTGCAGCTGCTACCAGGAGATCGAG AGCTGACAATCCCACCTTCAGCCAATGTTTTCTATGCTATGGATGGAGTCTCACATGATTTCCTCCTGCGGCAGCGGCGAAAGCCTTCTACTGCTACACCAGGCCTGACCAGCAACCCTTCTGCCTCAGGAACTCCCCcaagtgagggaggagggggttcCTTTCCCAGGATCAAGGCCACAGGGAGGAAGATTGCCCGGGCATTGTTTTGA
- the RGL2 gene encoding ral guanine nucleotide dissociation stimulator-like 2 isoform X3: MTFTSTFLATHQAFTSTPVLLQLVIDRLEALECHSADELERTKGVAISVLSTWLASHPEDFGSEVKGQLDRLESFLLRTGYAAGEGVGGGSADLIRNLRSRVDPQAPDLPKPLALPGDPPADPTDVLVFLADHLAEQLTLLDAELFLNLIPSQCLGGLWGHRDRPGHSHLCPSVRATVTQFNKVAGAVVSSVLGATPIGDGPGEVTIRPLRPPQRARLLEKWIRVAEECRLLRNFSSVYAVVSALQSSPIHRLRAAWGEAARDSLRVFSSLCQIFSEEDNYSQSRELLLQEVKLQPSVEANSKKTPRSVSRGGGVVPYLGTFLKDLVMLDAASKDELENGYINFDKRRKEFAVLSELRRLQNECRGYDLRPDPDIQQWLQGLRPLTEAQSHRVSCDVEPPGTGDTPPSRVLRPTLVISQWTEVLSSVGGPTPLVSWDRPSVGGDEVPESPAPLLTRLAQHMKWPSVSSLDSALESAPSLHSPVDASHLSPPASSPRPSRGHRRSASCGSPLSGSTEVTSRGTGYGVGGSGPGSSDCRIIRVQMELGEDGSVYKSILVTSQDKAPSVISRVLKKNNRDSAVASEYELVQLLPGDRELTIPPSANVFYAMDGVSHDFLLRQRRKPSTATPGLTSNPSASGTPPSEGGGGSFPRIKATGRKIARALF, encoded by the exons ATGACATTTACATCAACTTTTCTGGCCACCCACCAGGCCTTCACCTCCACACCTGTCCTGCTACAGCTTGTGATTGACAG GCTAGAAGCCCTGGAATGTCATTCTGCCGACGAACTAGAGAGAACAAAAGG GGTAGCCATCTCTGTACTGTCAACCTGGCTGGCCTCTCACCCTGAGGATTTTGGCTCTGAGGTCAAGGGTCAGCTTGACCGCCTTGAGAGCTTCTTGCTTCGAACAGGGTATGCAGCAGGGGAGGGTGTTGGGGGGGGCAGCGCTGACCTCATCCGCAACCTCCGGTCCCGGGTGGACCCCCAGGCCCCCGACCTTCCTAAGCCCCTGGCCCTCCCCGGCGATCCCCCTGCTGACCCCACGGATGTCCTGGTGTTCCTCGCTGACCACTTGGCCGAACAGCTGACCCTGCTAGATGCG GAGCTGTTTCTCAATCTGATCCCCTCTCAGTGCCTGGGAGGCCTGTGGGGTCACCGAGATCGACCAGGACATTCCCACCTCTGCCCATCTGTTCGAGCTACTGTCACTCAGTTCAACAAGGTGGCAGGGGCAGTGGTCAGCTCTGTCCTGGGGGCTACCCCGATTGGAGATGGGCCTGGGGAGGTGACCATACGACCACTTCGTCCACCCCAGAGGGCCCGGCTCCTGGAGAAGTGGATCCGAGTGGCAGAA GAGTGCAGACTTCTCCGAAATTTCTCTTCAGTTTACGCTGTTGTGTCAGCTCTACAATCCAGCCCCATCCACAGGCTCCGAGCAGCCTGGGGGGAAGCAGCCAG GGACAGCCTTAGAGTCTTCTCCAGCCTCTGTCAGATTTTCTCTGAAGAGGATAATTATTCCCAGAGCCGGGAGCTACTTCTTCAG GAGGTGAAGCTGCAGCCCTCTGTGGAGGCGAATTCTAAAAAGACCCCAAGGTCTGTCTCCCGGGGTGGG GGTGTGGTTCCCTACCTCGGCACCTTCTTGAAGGACCTTGTGATGCTGGATGCAGCCTCCAAGGATGAGCTGGAG AATGGATATATCAATTTTGACAAGCGCAGAAAG GAGTTTGCTGTCCTTTCTGAATTGCGGAGGCTCCAGAATGAATGTCGCGGCTATGACCTACGACCTGACCCTGATATTCAGCAGTGGCTACAGGGACTCAGGCCACTGACAGAGGCCCAGAG CCATCGTGTGTCCTGTGATGTGGAGCCACCTGGTACCGGTGACACTCCTCCCTCACGTGTGCTTCGGCCAACACTGGTCATCTCACAGTGGACAGA GGTTCTGAGTTCTGTTGGGGGTCCTACACCCCTTGTCTCCTGGGACCGACCCAGTGTTGGCGGAGATGAAGTACCAGAAAGCCCTGCTCCTCTACTGACCCGGCTGGCCCAG CATATGAAGTGGCCATCTGTCTCATCTCTGGATTCCGCTCTTGAAAGTGCTCCATCCCTGCACAGTCCCGTTGATGCCAGCCACCTCTCTCCTCCGGCTTCCTCTCCTAGGCCTTCTCGAGGCCATCGGCGCTCAGCCTCTTGTGGCTCCCCACTTAGTGGGAGTACAGAAGTAACCTCCagggggactggatatggagttggGGGGTCCGGGCCTGGGTCCTCTGATTGCCGAATCATCCGAGTCCAGATGGAACTGGGGGAAGATGGCAGTGTCTACAAGAGTATTCTG GTGACAAGCCAGGATAAGGCTCCAAGTGTCATCAGTCGTGTCCTTAAGAAAAACAATCGTGATTCTGCTGTGGCTTCAGAGTATGAACTAGTGCAGCTGCTACCAGGAGATCGAG AGCTGACAATCCCACCTTCAGCCAATGTTTTCTATGCTATGGATGGAGTCTCACATGATTTCCTCCTGCGGCAGCGGCGAAAGCCTTCTACTGCTACACCAGGCCTGACCAGCAACCCTTCTGCCTCAGGAACTCCCCcaagtgagggaggagggggttcCTTTCCCAGGATCAAGGCCACAGGGAGGAAGATTGCCCGGGCATTGTTTTGA
- the RGL2 gene encoding ral guanine nucleotide dissociation stimulator-like 2 isoform X1: protein MLPRPLRLLWDTSPPGGVVLSSFRSRDPEEGGGPGGRGVGGGQELEEEEEEEDEAPVSVWDEEEEGATFTVTSRQYQPLDPLAPTPPPRSSRRLRAGTLEALVRHLLDVRTSGADMTFTSTFLATHQAFTSTPVLLQLVIDRLEALECHSADELERTKGVAISVLSTWLASHPEDFGSEVKGQLDRLESFLLRTGYAAGEGVGGGSADLIRNLRSRVDPQAPDLPKPLALPGDPPADPTDVLVFLADHLAEQLTLLDAELFLNLIPSQCLGGLWGHRDRPGHSHLCPSVRATVTQFNKVAGAVVSSVLGATPIGDGPGEVTIRPLRPPQRARLLEKWIRVAEECRLLRNFSSVYAVVSALQSSPIHRLRAAWGEAARDSLRVFSSLCQIFSEEDNYSQSRELLLQEVKLQPSVEANSKKTPRSVSRGGGVVPYLGTFLKDLVMLDAASKDELENGYINFDKRRKEFAVLSELRRLQNECRGYDLRPDPDIQQWLQGLRPLTEAQSHRVSCDVEPPGTGDTPPSRVLRPTLVISQWTEVLSSVGGPTPLVSWDRPSVGGDEVPESPAPLLTRLAQHMKWPSVSSLDSALESAPSLHSPVDASHLSPPASSPRPSRGHRRSASCGSPLSGSTEVTSRGTGYGVGGSGPGSSDCRIIRVQMELGEDGSVYKSILVTSQDKAPSVISRVLKKNNRDSAVASEYELVQLLPGDRELTIPPSANVFYAMDGVSHDFLLRQRRKPSTATPGLTSNPSASGTPPSEGGGGSFPRIKATGRKIARALF, encoded by the exons ATGCTCCCGCGGCCCCTGCGGCTGCTTTGGGACACGAGTCCCCCCGGGGGCGTCGTGCTGAGCAGCTTCCGGAGCCGAGACCCAGAAGAGGGTGGGGGCCCTGGAGGCCGGGGCGTGGGCGGGGGgcaggagctggaggaggaggaggaggaggaagacgag GCCCCGGTGTCTGTctgggatgaggaggaggaaggtgcTACATTCACTGTCACCAGCCGTCAGTATCAGCCTCTTGATCCCTTG GCCCCGACACCTCCCCCACGCTCCTCCCGAAGGCTGCGAGCTGGCACCCTGGAGGCCCTGGTCAGACACCTGCTGGATGTTCGCACCTCAGGGGCTGACATGACATTTACATCAACTTTTCTGGCCACCCACCAGGCCTTCACCTCCACACCTGTCCTGCTACAGCTTGTGATTGACAG GCTAGAAGCCCTGGAATGTCATTCTGCCGACGAACTAGAGAGAACAAAAGG GGTAGCCATCTCTGTACTGTCAACCTGGCTGGCCTCTCACCCTGAGGATTTTGGCTCTGAGGTCAAGGGTCAGCTTGACCGCCTTGAGAGCTTCTTGCTTCGAACAGGGTATGCAGCAGGGGAGGGTGTTGGGGGGGGCAGCGCTGACCTCATCCGCAACCTCCGGTCCCGGGTGGACCCCCAGGCCCCCGACCTTCCTAAGCCCCTGGCCCTCCCCGGCGATCCCCCTGCTGACCCCACGGATGTCCTGGTGTTCCTCGCTGACCACTTGGCCGAACAGCTGACCCTGCTAGATGCG GAGCTGTTTCTCAATCTGATCCCCTCTCAGTGCCTGGGAGGCCTGTGGGGTCACCGAGATCGACCAGGACATTCCCACCTCTGCCCATCTGTTCGAGCTACTGTCACTCAGTTCAACAAGGTGGCAGGGGCAGTGGTCAGCTCTGTCCTGGGGGCTACCCCGATTGGAGATGGGCCTGGGGAGGTGACCATACGACCACTTCGTCCACCCCAGAGGGCCCGGCTCCTGGAGAAGTGGATCCGAGTGGCAGAA GAGTGCAGACTTCTCCGAAATTTCTCTTCAGTTTACGCTGTTGTGTCAGCTCTACAATCCAGCCCCATCCACAGGCTCCGAGCAGCCTGGGGGGAAGCAGCCAG GGACAGCCTTAGAGTCTTCTCCAGCCTCTGTCAGATTTTCTCTGAAGAGGATAATTATTCCCAGAGCCGGGAGCTACTTCTTCAG GAGGTGAAGCTGCAGCCCTCTGTGGAGGCGAATTCTAAAAAGACCCCAAGGTCTGTCTCCCGGGGTGGG GGTGTGGTTCCCTACCTCGGCACCTTCTTGAAGGACCTTGTGATGCTGGATGCAGCCTCCAAGGATGAGCTGGAG AATGGATATATCAATTTTGACAAGCGCAGAAAG GAGTTTGCTGTCCTTTCTGAATTGCGGAGGCTCCAGAATGAATGTCGCGGCTATGACCTACGACCTGACCCTGATATTCAGCAGTGGCTACAGGGACTCAGGCCACTGACAGAGGCCCAGAG CCATCGTGTGTCCTGTGATGTGGAGCCACCTGGTACCGGTGACACTCCTCCCTCACGTGTGCTTCGGCCAACACTGGTCATCTCACAGTGGACAGA GGTTCTGAGTTCTGTTGGGGGTCCTACACCCCTTGTCTCCTGGGACCGACCCAGTGTTGGCGGAGATGAAGTACCAGAAAGCCCTGCTCCTCTACTGACCCGGCTGGCCCAG CATATGAAGTGGCCATCTGTCTCATCTCTGGATTCCGCTCTTGAAAGTGCTCCATCCCTGCACAGTCCCGTTGATGCCAGCCACCTCTCTCCTCCGGCTTCCTCTCCTAGGCCTTCTCGAGGCCATCGGCGCTCAGCCTCTTGTGGCTCCCCACTTAGTGGGAGTACAGAAGTAACCTCCagggggactggatatggagttggGGGGTCCGGGCCTGGGTCCTCTGATTGCCGAATCATCCGAGTCCAGATGGAACTGGGGGAAGATGGCAGTGTCTACAAGAGTATTCTG GTGACAAGCCAGGATAAGGCTCCAAGTGTCATCAGTCGTGTCCTTAAGAAAAACAATCGTGATTCTGCTGTGGCTTCAGAGTATGAACTAGTGCAGCTGCTACCAGGAGATCGAG AGCTGACAATCCCACCTTCAGCCAATGTTTTCTATGCTATGGATGGAGTCTCACATGATTTCCTCCTGCGGCAGCGGCGAAAGCCTTCTACTGCTACACCAGGCCTGACCAGCAACCCTTCTGCCTCAGGAACTCCCCcaagtgagggaggagggggttcCTTTCCCAGGATCAAGGCCACAGGGAGGAAGATTGCCCGGGCATTGTTTTGA
- the TAPBP gene encoding tapasin isoform X3: MKTLSLLFLVSLGLATSVSAGPAAIECWFVEDAGGGRLVKKPAALLLRQGPGTVPARPDLDPKFYLKVHDPAGAFQAAFKRYPREVPQPHCEMSYYMPLPTSASWASGLTPERKCPRALDGTWFMVSVSSPTVSLSSLMRPQSEPQQDPVPFTMATEPPKVSLTPAPIVWAAPGEAPPELVCQVSHFYPSEGLEVEWELRGGPEGSYQKAKGQHWLSALRHHSDGSISVSSHLRPLPVTAKHHGMRYACRVHHSSLPALGRSAQITLEVAGLSAPSLEDGVGLFLSAFLLLGLIKALGSIAAYQSASRDS; encoded by the exons ATGAAGACCCTATCCCTGCTCTTCCTTGTGTCCCTGG GTTTGGCGACCTCCGTCTCAGCTGGTCCCGCAGCGATAGAGTGCTGGTTCGTGGAAGATGCAGGCGGGGGGCGCCTGGTCAAGAAACCCGCAGCCCTGCTGCTGCGCCAGGGCCCGGGAACTGTCCCTGCTCGGCCTGACCTCGACCCCAAGTTCTACCTCAAAGTGCACG ACCCCGCGGGCGCCTTCCAGGCGGCCTTCAAGCGGTACCCCCGGGAGGTCCCCCAGCCGCACTGCGAGATGAGCTACTACATGCCGCTGCCCACCTCGGCCAGCTGGGCCAGCGGCCTGACCCCCGAGCGCAAGTGCCCGCGTGCCCTGGACGGCACTTGGTTCATGGTCAGTGTGTCCAGCCCGACTGTTAGCCTCTCCAGCCTCATGCGACCTCAGTCCGAGCCTCAGCAGGACCCTGTTCCCTTCACCATGGCAACAG AACCCCCCAAAGTGTCTCTGACACCAGCACCTATTGTATGGGCTGCCCCTGGTGAGGCACCCCCAGAATTGGTCTGCCAAGTGTCCCACTTCTACCCATCAGAGGGCCTGGAGGTAGAGTGGGAGCTCAGGGGTGGCCCAGAGGGCAGCTACCAGAAAGCCAAGGGGCAGCATTGGCTCTCCGCTCTGCGGCATCACTCAGATGGGTCCATCAGCGTCTCCTCACACCTGCGGCCACTCCCTGTCACTGCTAAACACCATGGAATGCGCTATGCCTGCCGAGTCCACCACTCCAGTCTGCCAGCTCTGGGTCGCAGTGCACAGATCACTCTGGAGGTGGCAG GTCTCTCTGCGCCCTCTTTGGAGGATGGTGTTGGCCTCTTCCTGTCTGCCTTTCTCCTCCTTGGGCTCATCAAAGCCCTGGGCTCGATTG CTGCTTACCAATCTGCTTCCAGGGACTCATAA
- the TAPBP gene encoding tapasin isoform X1 — MKTLSLLFLVSLGLATSVSAGPAAIECWFVEDAGGGRLVKKPAALLLRQGPGTVPARPDLDPKFYLKVHDPAGAFQAAFKRYPREVPQPHCEMSYYMPLPTSASWASGLTPERKCPRALDGTWFMVSVSSPTVSLSSLMRPQSEPQQDPVPFTMATAVLTVFSHTPTSRVQLGQDALLDLNFAYMAPNPEADTSLALGPPPFGLEWRRQHLGKGHLLLAATPGLNEKMPAAQEGAVAFASWDDNESWGPWTGNGTLWLPAVQPSQEGTYLATIHLPYLQGQVTLELAVQKPPKVSLTPAPIVWAAPGEAPPELVCQVSHFYPSEGLEVEWELRGGPEGSYQKAKGQHWLSALRHHSDGSISVSSHLRPLPVTAKHHGMRYACRVHHSSLPALGRSAQITLEVAGLSAPSLEDGVGLFLSAFLLLGLIKALGSIAAYQSASRDS, encoded by the exons ATGAAGACCCTATCCCTGCTCTTCCTTGTGTCCCTGG GTTTGGCGACCTCCGTCTCAGCTGGTCCCGCAGCGATAGAGTGCTGGTTCGTGGAAGATGCAGGCGGGGGGCGCCTGGTCAAGAAACCCGCAGCCCTGCTGCTGCGCCAGGGCCCGGGAACTGTCCCTGCTCGGCCTGACCTCGACCCCAAGTTCTACCTCAAAGTGCACG ACCCCGCGGGCGCCTTCCAGGCGGCCTTCAAGCGGTACCCCCGGGAGGTCCCCCAGCCGCACTGCGAGATGAGCTACTACATGCCGCTGCCCACCTCGGCCAGCTGGGCCAGCGGCCTGACCCCCGAGCGCAAGTGCCCGCGTGCCCTGGACGGCACTTGGTTCATGGTCAGTGTGTCCAGCCCGACTGTTAGCCTCTCCAGCCTCATGCGACCTCAGTCCGAGCCTCAGCAGGACCCTGTTCCCTTCACCATGGCAACAG CTGTGCTGACTGTCTTCTCCCACACTCCCACCTCTCGAGTCCAGCTAGGACAAGATGCTCTTCTGGACTTGAACTTTGCCTACATGGCCCCCAACCCCGAGGCTGATACATCTCTGGCCTTAGGTCCTCCTCCCTTTGGGCTGGAGTGGCGACGCCAGCACCTGGGCAAGGGGCACTTGCTCCTGGCTGCAACACCTGGGCTGAATGAGAAAATGCCAGCTGCTCAAGAGGGGGCAGTGGCATTTGCTTCTTGGGATGATAATGAATCATGGGGTCCATGGACTGGAAATGGGACCCTCTGGCTACCCGCAGTGCAGCCCTCCCAGGAAGGGACCTATCTGGCCACCATACACTTGCCATACCTACAAGGGCAGGTCACCCTGGAGCTTGCTGTGCAGA AACCCCCCAAAGTGTCTCTGACACCAGCACCTATTGTATGGGCTGCCCCTGGTGAGGCACCCCCAGAATTGGTCTGCCAAGTGTCCCACTTCTACCCATCAGAGGGCCTGGAGGTAGAGTGGGAGCTCAGGGGTGGCCCAGAGGGCAGCTACCAGAAAGCCAAGGGGCAGCATTGGCTCTCCGCTCTGCGGCATCACTCAGATGGGTCCATCAGCGTCTCCTCACACCTGCGGCCACTCCCTGTCACTGCTAAACACCATGGAATGCGCTATGCCTGCCGAGTCCACCACTCCAGTCTGCCAGCTCTGGGTCGCAGTGCACAGATCACTCTGGAGGTGGCAG GTCTCTCTGCGCCCTCTTTGGAGGATGGTGTTGGCCTCTTCCTGTCTGCCTTTCTCCTCCTTGGGCTCATCAAAGCCCTGGGCTCGATTG CTGCTTACCAATCTGCTTCCAGGGACTCATAA
- the TAPBP gene encoding tapasin isoform X2, protein MKTLSLLFLVSLGLATSVSAGPAAIECWFVEDAGGGRLVKKPAALLLRQGPGTVPARPDLDPKFYLKVHAVLTVFSHTPTSRVQLGQDALLDLNFAYMAPNPEADTSLALGPPPFGLEWRRQHLGKGHLLLAATPGLNEKMPAAQEGAVAFASWDDNESWGPWTGNGTLWLPAVQPSQEGTYLATIHLPYLQGQVTLELAVQKPPKVSLTPAPIVWAAPGEAPPELVCQVSHFYPSEGLEVEWELRGGPEGSYQKAKGQHWLSALRHHSDGSISVSSHLRPLPVTAKHHGMRYACRVHHSSLPALGRSAQITLEVAGLSAPSLEDGVGLFLSAFLLLGLIKALGSIAAYQSASRDS, encoded by the exons ATGAAGACCCTATCCCTGCTCTTCCTTGTGTCCCTGG GTTTGGCGACCTCCGTCTCAGCTGGTCCCGCAGCGATAGAGTGCTGGTTCGTGGAAGATGCAGGCGGGGGGCGCCTGGTCAAGAAACCCGCAGCCCTGCTGCTGCGCCAGGGCCCGGGAACTGTCCCTGCTCGGCCTGACCTCGACCCCAAGTTCTACCTCAAAGTGCACG CTGTGCTGACTGTCTTCTCCCACACTCCCACCTCTCGAGTCCAGCTAGGACAAGATGCTCTTCTGGACTTGAACTTTGCCTACATGGCCCCCAACCCCGAGGCTGATACATCTCTGGCCTTAGGTCCTCCTCCCTTTGGGCTGGAGTGGCGACGCCAGCACCTGGGCAAGGGGCACTTGCTCCTGGCTGCAACACCTGGGCTGAATGAGAAAATGCCAGCTGCTCAAGAGGGGGCAGTGGCATTTGCTTCTTGGGATGATAATGAATCATGGGGTCCATGGACTGGAAATGGGACCCTCTGGCTACCCGCAGTGCAGCCCTCCCAGGAAGGGACCTATCTGGCCACCATACACTTGCCATACCTACAAGGGCAGGTCACCCTGGAGCTTGCTGTGCAGA AACCCCCCAAAGTGTCTCTGACACCAGCACCTATTGTATGGGCTGCCCCTGGTGAGGCACCCCCAGAATTGGTCTGCCAAGTGTCCCACTTCTACCCATCAGAGGGCCTGGAGGTAGAGTGGGAGCTCAGGGGTGGCCCAGAGGGCAGCTACCAGAAAGCCAAGGGGCAGCATTGGCTCTCCGCTCTGCGGCATCACTCAGATGGGTCCATCAGCGTCTCCTCACACCTGCGGCCACTCCCTGTCACTGCTAAACACCATGGAATGCGCTATGCCTGCCGAGTCCACCACTCCAGTCTGCCAGCTCTGGGTCGCAGTGCACAGATCACTCTGGAGGTGGCAG GTCTCTCTGCGCCCTCTTTGGAGGATGGTGTTGGCCTCTTCCTGTCTGCCTTTCTCCTCCTTGGGCTCATCAAAGCCCTGGGCTCGATTG CTGCTTACCAATCTGCTTCCAGGGACTCATAA